The DNA window TGCTGTTTGTGTAGTCTGAGAATGAGCCGTTTGATTTGCCTTCTCTTCCTCTTCACTGTTCTCTGTGAAAACCAGCCGTTCAAGTCCATGTTGTGATGGAAAGATTGTGGTGGGTCCTAAAAAGATTTGGAGTAAGAACTACTTTTagggaagaagaaaaaaaaaaattcaagctAAACATCTAGACAGAAACATGCTCATCAGTTTCTACAAAGTGAAAATACCTTGAGGAAGCTCTCCACATACTGCAGGACGTAGATGCCACAGTCTGTATAGTTATCCTGCTGTGGGACGAGGGGATTCCATCCTTTCATCACTTCCTTTCCAAAACTCTGCTGAGAGCCCATTTTGACCTTCCATTCCTCTTGTAAGTATCTTGGATTTACAGAAAATAAGTGGCCAGAATGGCAATATTGTCTTGTATTCAATTATCAAACATCTTCAGTTTTTTGTTGTGATGCATTAAACATTTTACCGTGTATTCTATGGAagtttgtttccgccactgaataaaaggtaattgcaaccatctcacaattctgacttttttctcacaattgtgtgatataaagtcccaactgcgagttataaggTCAGTATTtaaagatataaacttgcaagaaaaaaaaaagtcagaattgtaagtttatatcccgtaattctcactttataactcacaattgcaactttaaatCTTTCTCAAATTTGTTTTTCCCTTCACAATTTACATTTCGCAAATTTTTTCAAATTGTTACGAGATTTACAatagtcacaattgcaagattTTTTTCCCACTCAGAACTGGaatttataattcacaattcaagtttatatctcaaaattctgattGAATAAAAATTGCGAGAACAATAAGATGTAAActcaattctgaggaaaaaaaaaaaaaatctgaattgtgagatataaacttgcataaATATAAACTTTCCATGgcgaaaacaagcttccatagtattCTGCTATTTTCAATGTGCTACCCAGGTAAATTTAACTAGCTGGCTAACATAAATGAGGTTTGGGAGCAGATTTCCATTTCTATGTCAGCTTTGAGTCCTTGGAAtggatttaaataaatgcttccTTCTAGCAGGCCTATACAAACGCCTCCAATGAGATTTGAATGTGGTCCAGTGCAGGACCTGGCTTTCTAGGCTGCCAAACTCCCCCTTGAGGAAGGCAGCATTTTGTCTCATAGGAAACAGTTGTTAATTGGTGACATTTGCTGCCTAATGCAGGATACAGAAACACAAGACAAAATGTGTGCTCGCTATTAACGCACAGGTGCAAAAATAATCAACCACTTGAAACAGAAGAAGATAATTACTCTTGGAGTATCTGCACCACCGATGATCTTTCACTGCAGGTGAGGGAGTCCATGATGAGTATGCATGGCCTACAAacatagacagacagtcagtcagTGACAGGGTACAATGAAGCATTGCATCCACTAAAAAAAGTGCTACTGCCATCTAGTGATTGGTAAAGAGAACATTCTGAGGGAGAGGAAATGTTCTTGACTTACTGTTTAGAGACATCGTTAAGGGCAGATCTGTTCTTGACAACCTGTAATTCAGAAATAGAAAaggttatttcagtttttaccGATTTGTAAGAGCAAGACAGAGATTAATTCACATTACCTGAACATCATCCTCAGCCTCATCATCTGAAAGGAAGCAGAAACTGTGGTTGAAGTCATATGCTCTCAATAcactttaaaggtacaatatgtaaaatatccaaaaaccactaggctagtgttatatattttgtccagctgattattaacaatatctctaatgttttcaactacttgtaaatcatgagaaaattcccattcta is part of the Chanodichthys erythropterus isolate Z2021 chromosome 18, ASM2448905v1, whole genome shotgun sequence genome and encodes:
- the senp6b gene encoding sentrin-specific protease 6, whose translation is MEGQKALKFHQKDLNLSSEDEGIKGLARHEDDEAEDDVQVVKNRSALNDVSKQPCILIMDSLTCSERSSVVQILQEYLQEEWKVKMGSQQSFGKEVMKGWNPLVPQQDNYTDCGIYVLQYVESFLKDPPQSFHHNMDLNGWFSQRTVKRKRRQIKRLILRLHKQQRV